The Halofilum ochraceum genome includes a region encoding these proteins:
- the pilB gene encoding type IV-A pilus assembly ATPase PilB: MATPNPKLALGGIVRRLVHDGILSDEDARAATEGAQKEKQAVVRYLVGNKQATGRQVATAAMQEFGLPLVDLDTLDPEVQPVSLVEHKLIEKHRAVPLHKRGNRLYLGIADPTNMVALDEFKFATGLTTEPVLVEDDKLTRRIDQILSAQEMGSGVEDLDEDLENLDVGGDDEDADAGDVSRADADDTPVVRYVNKVLLDAINRGASDIHIEPYEKYMRVRYRIDGVLLEIAKPPLAMSHRLIARIKVMSRMDISERRLPQDGRIKMKISRQRAIDFRVNTCPTLFGEKVVLRILDPSSAQMGIEKLGYEEDQKQLYMDALSKPYGMILVTGPTGSGKTVSLYTGLNILNTADRNISTAEDPAEINLAGINQVNVNNKVGLTFAEALRSFLRQDPDVIMVGEVRDLETAEIAIKAAQTGHMVLSTLHTNDAPQTLSRMINMGVPPFNVATAVSLIIAQRLGRRLCEQCKALDDIPREALIEEGFTEDEVDDLKLYKAVGCSQCNDTGYKGRVGIYQVMPVTDAIGRIMMEGGNSLDIADQAEKEGVADLRTSALKKVRAGVMSLEEANRITVD; encoded by the coding sequence ATGGCAACACCCAATCCAAAGCTGGCGCTCGGCGGCATTGTCCGCCGCCTCGTACACGATGGCATTCTGTCCGATGAGGATGCCCGTGCAGCCACTGAAGGCGCACAAAAAGAAAAACAGGCTGTCGTCCGCTACCTCGTTGGCAACAAGCAGGCGACCGGGCGGCAGGTGGCCACGGCCGCGATGCAGGAATTCGGTCTGCCACTCGTCGACCTAGACACGCTGGACCCGGAAGTCCAGCCGGTGAGTCTGGTTGAGCATAAACTGATCGAAAAACACCGGGCGGTCCCCCTCCACAAGCGTGGCAACCGGCTCTATCTGGGCATCGCCGACCCCACCAACATGGTCGCCCTGGACGAGTTCAAATTCGCGACCGGGCTCACGACCGAGCCGGTGCTCGTCGAGGACGACAAGCTCACCCGCCGGATCGACCAGATCCTGAGCGCGCAGGAGATGGGGTCCGGAGTCGAAGACCTCGACGAGGATCTCGAAAATCTGGACGTCGGCGGCGATGATGAGGATGCAGACGCCGGCGACGTCAGCCGCGCCGATGCCGACGACACCCCGGTCGTCCGTTATGTCAACAAGGTCCTACTGGATGCGATCAATCGGGGCGCTTCGGATATCCATATCGAACCCTACGAGAAGTACATGCGGGTCCGGTATCGGATCGACGGCGTCCTTCTGGAGATCGCGAAGCCCCCACTGGCGATGTCCCACCGATTGATTGCCCGGATCAAGGTGATGTCCCGGATGGATATCTCCGAGCGCCGGCTGCCCCAGGACGGCCGGATCAAGATGAAGATCTCGCGCCAGCGGGCCATCGACTTCCGCGTCAATACCTGCCCTACCCTTTTCGGTGAAAAGGTCGTTTTGCGGATCCTCGATCCGAGCAGTGCCCAGATGGGCATCGAGAAGCTCGGCTACGAAGAGGATCAGAAGCAACTCTACATGGATGCCCTGAGCAAACCATACGGAATGATCCTCGTGACCGGCCCCACTGGGTCGGGCAAGACCGTGTCACTGTATACGGGCCTGAATATTCTCAACACGGCCGATCGGAACATCTCGACAGCGGAAGATCCGGCCGAGATCAACCTCGCCGGAATCAACCAGGTCAACGTCAACAACAAGGTCGGACTGACCTTTGCCGAGGCGCTGCGCTCATTCCTGCGGCAGGATCCGGACGTGATCATGGTCGGCGAGGTTCGTGACCTCGAGACGGCGGAGATCGCGATCAAGGCCGCCCAGACCGGCCACATGGTGTTGTCGACACTGCACACCAATGATGCGCCACAGACCCTGTCCCGAATGATCAATATGGGCGTGCCGCCCTTCAATGTTGCCACTGCGGTATCCCTGATCATCGCCCAGCGTCTTGGGCGGCGGCTGTGCGAGCAATGCAAGGCGCTGGACGATATCCCGCGCGAGGCGCTGATTGAGGAAGGGTTCACGGAAGACGAGGTCGATGATCTGAAACTATACAAGGCCGTCGGCTGCAGCCAATGCAACGACACGGGCTATAAAGGGCGCGTGGGCATCTACCAGGTCATGCCGGTAACGGACGCGATTGGACGTATCATGATGGAAGGCGGAAACTCGCTGGATATCGCCGATCAGGCGGAGAAAGAGGGCGTCGCCGATCTGCGCACTTCCGCGCTGAAGAAAGTCCGTGCCGGCGTGATGAGTCTCGAGGAAGCCAACCGCATCACCGTGGACTGA
- a CDS encoding pilin, translating to MKTMQKGFTLIELMIVVAIIGILAAIAIPQYQDYVARSQVTSALQEISPLKTAAEEKLLSGRSISDPTDLGAAGTAGGTITTEYATLTLNNAGDEDMEIVATLDQNVQPAVNGAVITLARSANGSWSCTVTAAGSSGWDDSYAPSGCPVS from the coding sequence ATGAAAACCATGCAGAAAGGCTTCACGCTCATCGAGCTGATGATCGTTGTAGCGATCATCGGCATCCTGGCGGCAATCGCGATCCCGCAGTATCAGGACTATGTCGCCCGTTCCCAGGTAACTTCGGCTCTCCAGGAAATCAGCCCGCTGAAGACGGCGGCTGAAGAGAAACTGCTTTCGGGGCGGAGTATCTCCGATCCGACGGATCTCGGCGCCGCTGGTACAGCAGGAGGCACAATCACAACCGAGTATGCGACACTCACGCTGAACAATGCCGGCGATGAGGATATGGAAATCGTTGCAACGCTTGACCAGAATGTGCAGCCAGCAGTGAACGGTGCCGTTATCACACTCGCACGGAGCGCGAACGGATCTTGGTCGTGCACGGTGACCGCCGCTGGCTCGAGTGGCTGGGACGACAGCTACGCACCGTCCGGATGTCCGGTCAGCTAA
- a CDS encoding sigma-54-dependent transcriptional regulator has translation MAEQTVLIVDDEPDIRELLEITLGRMGLETVAVGTLESARSALAERGYHLCLTDMRLPDGDGLDLVDHINRDYPGTPVAVITAHGNMDAAVKALKSGAFDFVAKPVELEDLRSLVTQALRLEPAGEHRASDTGTRLIGQSPAIETLRTRIAKVARSQAPVVISGESGSGKELVARLIHEQGPRAERPFVPVNCGAIPRELMESEFFGHRRGAFTGANSDRDGLFAAAHGGTLFLDEVVELPPDMQVKLLRAIQEKRIRPVGATSEQPIDARIVCATHADLEQAVRDGRFREDLFYRIHVIALRVPPLRERGGDIATIADHIVGRLAEEYQAGAVTLTQDAFEALAAYPFPGNVRELENILERALTLVDGNRISAEDLQLAPGGGGGGATNGMPAGDISEPSSHATPTAATSIDDQIEDNQRRLLTESLERNRWNRTASAQELGLTYRQLRYRLKKLGID, from the coding sequence ATGGCTGAACAGACCGTCCTGATCGTCGACGACGAACCCGACATCCGCGAACTGTTGGAGATCACGCTCGGCCGCATGGGGCTGGAGACGGTCGCTGTCGGTACACTGGAGTCCGCCCGCTCCGCGCTGGCAGAACGCGGCTACCATCTGTGTCTGACCGATATGCGACTCCCGGACGGCGACGGCCTCGATCTCGTCGACCACATCAATCGCGATTATCCCGGCACCCCGGTCGCCGTCATTACCGCTCACGGAAACATGGACGCCGCGGTGAAGGCGCTCAAATCCGGCGCCTTCGATTTCGTGGCGAAACCGGTCGAACTCGAAGACCTTCGCAGCCTGGTAACCCAGGCCCTCCGCCTGGAACCGGCCGGCGAGCACCGGGCCAGCGACACCGGTACCCGCCTGATCGGACAGTCGCCAGCGATCGAGACGCTCCGCACGCGGATCGCTAAGGTCGCCCGCAGCCAGGCCCCGGTGGTCATAAGTGGCGAATCCGGCTCCGGCAAGGAACTGGTCGCCCGACTGATCCATGAACAGGGCCCGCGAGCCGAGCGCCCCTTTGTGCCGGTCAACTGCGGCGCGATCCCGCGGGAACTCATGGAGAGCGAATTCTTCGGCCACCGCCGCGGCGCCTTCACCGGCGCCAACAGCGACCGCGACGGCCTGTTCGCGGCCGCCCATGGCGGCACCCTGTTCCTCGACGAGGTCGTGGAACTGCCGCCCGATATGCAGGTGAAGCTCCTGCGGGCCATCCAGGAGAAACGCATCCGCCCCGTCGGGGCGACAAGCGAACAGCCCATCGATGCCCGCATCGTCTGTGCCACCCACGCCGATCTCGAACAGGCGGTCCGGGACGGGCGCTTCCGGGAGGACCTCTTCTACCGTATCCACGTGATCGCGCTGCGGGTCCCGCCCCTGCGCGAGCGCGGCGGCGACATCGCCACGATCGCCGACCACATCGTCGGCCGCCTGGCCGAGGAGTATCAGGCCGGAGCGGTTACCCTGACCCAGGACGCGTTCGAAGCCCTCGCCGCCTACCCGTTCCCCGGCAACGTCCGCGAACTCGAGAACATCCTGGAACGCGCCCTGACACTGGTCGACGGCAATCGAATCAGCGCGGAAGACCTCCAGCTTGCCCCCGGTGGCGGTGGTGGTGGCGCGACCAATGGCATGCCCGCGGGCGATATCAGCGAACCTTCCTCACACGCCACGCCAACAGCGGCCACCTCGATCGATGACCAGATCGAGGACAACCAGCGCCGCCTGCTGACGGAAAGCCTGGAGCGCAACCGCTGGAACCGCACCGCCTCGGCGCAGGAACTGGGCCTGACCTACCGGCAGCTGCGTTACCGTCTGAAGAAGCTGGGAATCGACTGA
- a CDS encoding sensor histidine kinase, which yields MSDQQIQLMPDGPDEHPDASLRREDWESIRILNSYRLFIAIALLVAFLADVRTVEFGVTAPLLFYTASAVYLFAAIAFAWTIHRRVPDARIQAYLHLYTDLILLTVATYGSGGVASGLGTLLVVPIAGAGTLLAARHALLAAALGSLLLLGIESIRAFRIDAGAAAYPQAAVLGITLFAAALLAAALARRSAESAEIARRRSVDVQRLSALNERIVQHMEAGILVVDPSGRISLANASAGVLLDDPATLTGRRVDDVAPGLVAALDRWSRDGRTSPEPLTAKPGANRRLQVQFTALGEPGTLLSIEDARFIEEQVQQLKLASLGRLTASIAHEIRNPLGAISHSAQLLEESEAIPEADRRLTGIMLAHSRRVNHIVESVLELSRQRGGEGTTVELAEWLPDFARQYAHDHQLGTDRLRHTAPGTALRVHFDPGQLDQIVRNLCDNSLRHGRRSDGESVIVTLCAGTDREGHTWLDVRDDGNPIDRRQVDEIFEPFFTTSHSGTGLGLFLARELCEANNARLHFVASDTGNCFRVTLQAIDDRPRHHG from the coding sequence ATGAGTGACCAGCAGATACAACTCATGCCGGATGGACCGGACGAACATCCCGACGCCTCTCTGCGGAGAGAGGACTGGGAGTCCATCCGGATCCTGAACAGCTACCGGCTGTTCATCGCGATCGCCCTGCTCGTGGCTTTTCTCGCGGATGTGCGCACGGTCGAGTTCGGCGTTACGGCTCCCCTGCTGTTCTACACCGCGAGCGCGGTCTACCTCTTCGCAGCGATCGCGTTCGCCTGGACCATCCATCGTCGCGTCCCGGACGCCCGAATACAGGCGTATCTGCACCTCTACACCGACCTGATCCTGCTCACAGTCGCCACCTACGGCTCCGGGGGGGTGGCGAGCGGTCTCGGTACGCTGCTCGTCGTGCCGATCGCCGGCGCCGGCACCCTGCTGGCCGCACGCCACGCCCTGCTGGCCGCCGCACTCGGATCGTTGCTGCTGCTCGGCATTGAATCCATCCGGGCGTTCCGGATCGATGCTGGCGCCGCCGCCTATCCGCAAGCGGCGGTGCTAGGAATCACGCTGTTCGCGGCCGCACTGCTGGCCGCCGCGCTGGCCAGGCGTTCCGCGGAGAGCGCCGAGATCGCTCGCCGCCGATCGGTCGACGTACAGCGGCTCTCCGCCCTCAACGAGCGCATTGTCCAGCACATGGAAGCCGGGATTCTCGTGGTCGACCCTTCGGGCCGAATCTCGCTGGCGAACGCCAGCGCCGGGGTGCTGCTCGACGATCCCGCGACACTCACCGGGCGCCGCGTCGACGATGTCGCTCCCGGTCTCGTGGCGGCACTCGATCGCTGGAGCCGCGACGGGCGCACCAGCCCGGAGCCGCTGACGGCGAAACCGGGCGCGAACCGCCGTCTGCAGGTGCAATTCACGGCGCTCGGCGAACCGGGCACGCTGCTCTCGATCGAGGATGCCCGGTTCATCGAGGAGCAGGTCCAGCAGCTCAAGCTGGCGTCACTCGGGCGGCTCACCGCCAGCATCGCCCATGAAATCCGGAATCCACTCGGGGCGATCAGTCACTCCGCCCAGTTGCTGGAAGAGTCGGAGGCGATTCCGGAGGCCGATCGGCGCCTGACCGGCATCATGCTCGCGCACAGTCGCCGCGTGAATCACATCGTCGAGAGCGTGCTTGAACTCTCGCGTCAGCGTGGCGGCGAGGGCACGACCGTCGAACTCGCAGAGTGGCTGCCGGATTTCGCCCGGCAGTATGCGCACGACCACCAACTCGGGACCGACCGGCTGCGTCACACGGCGCCCGGGACGGCCCTTCGGGTACACTTCGATCCGGGGCAGCTCGATCAGATCGTCCGCAATCTGTGCGATAACAGCCTGCGTCACGGGCGACGGAGCGATGGGGAATCGGTTATCGTCACGCTTTGCGCGGGCACCGATCGTGAGGGGCACACCTGGCTGGACGTCCGTGACGACGGCAATCCGATCGATCGGCGCCAGGTCGATGAGATCTTCGAGCCGTTTTTCACGACCAGTCACTCGGGCACCGGCCTCGGCCTGTTCCTCGCCCGCGAACTCTGTGAGGCGAACAACGCCCGTCTGCATTTCGTGGCATCGGATACCGGCAACTGCTTCCGCGTGACCCTGCAGGCCATCGACGACCGACCGAGGCACCATGGCTGA
- a CDS encoding NAD+ synthase, with protein MQHTGDSLKIGLAQVDAVVGDIEGNARRVIAAAQNLEVRHGARLAVFPELCLLGYPPDDLLLRPDLPGRIDAAVDEIAVALEETGIAALVGLPLFENDVCYNGGVLLDAGKRVAAVRKRCLPNYGVFDEKRYFSAGDSAVTVSIDGHTLGLMICEDIWQAEPASDLAAAGAELILCPNASPYHCDKAAERLAVARRRVQETGCPLVYVNQVGGQDDLVFDGDSFAIDAYGNEALRLPAFVEGEGAVAWRAGSGLQPVEAVAPSPRSLPQAESIYRALTLGVRDYVTKNGFEGVFVGLSGGIDSALVLALAADALGPERVTAVRMPSRYTAQMSLDDAAEEAERLGVRCETLSIEPAYEAFLDILSGPFAGMAPDTTEENIQARSRGLLLMALANKHNAIVLATGNKSEMAVGYATLYGDMAGGFAPLKDVSKTRVYALARWRNEQALAIPERVLTREPSAELAADQADSDSLPPYDVLDPILEALVERDESVEDIAAAGFNADTVRRVARMLVKSEYKRRQAAPGPKVSPRAFGRERRYPITSRYSM; from the coding sequence GTGCAGCACACAGGTGATTCCCTGAAGATCGGGCTGGCGCAGGTGGATGCCGTCGTCGGTGATATCGAGGGCAATGCGCGCCGCGTGATTGCCGCGGCGCAGAATCTGGAAGTCCGTCATGGTGCCCGCCTTGCCGTCTTCCCGGAACTGTGCCTGCTCGGATATCCGCCGGATGATCTCCTGCTGCGCCCCGATCTTCCCGGGCGCATCGATGCGGCGGTCGATGAGATCGCCGTGGCGCTGGAGGAGACGGGGATCGCCGCACTGGTTGGTTTGCCGCTGTTCGAAAATGACGTCTGCTACAACGGCGGTGTGCTGCTGGACGCAGGCAAGCGCGTCGCCGCGGTCCGCAAACGCTGTCTGCCCAACTACGGTGTGTTCGACGAAAAACGGTATTTCAGCGCGGGCGACAGCGCTGTCACCGTGTCCATCGACGGCCATACGCTGGGGCTGATGATCTGCGAGGATATCTGGCAGGCGGAGCCGGCTTCCGATCTCGCGGCGGCCGGGGCCGAGCTGATCCTGTGTCCCAATGCGTCCCCTTACCATTGCGACAAGGCGGCGGAGCGCCTCGCCGTCGCCCGTCGGCGCGTTCAGGAAACGGGCTGTCCGCTGGTCTACGTGAACCAGGTCGGCGGGCAGGACGATCTCGTGTTCGACGGCGATTCGTTCGCGATCGACGCTTACGGGAATGAGGCGCTCCGGCTGCCGGCGTTCGTCGAGGGCGAGGGCGCAGTCGCCTGGCGCGCCGGGTCCGGACTGCAGCCGGTCGAAGCGGTAGCGCCGTCGCCGCGGTCGCTGCCGCAGGCCGAATCGATCTACCGCGCCCTCACACTGGGTGTACGCGATTATGTGACCAAAAACGGTTTCGAGGGCGTGTTCGTGGGACTGTCGGGCGGGATCGACTCGGCGCTCGTACTGGCGCTCGCCGCCGATGCCCTCGGGCCCGAGCGCGTGACCGCGGTCCGTATGCCCTCGCGCTACACGGCGCAGATGAGCCTCGACGATGCCGCCGAAGAGGCGGAACGGCTGGGCGTGCGCTGTGAGACGCTGTCGATCGAACCGGCCTATGAGGCCTTTCTCGATATCCTTTCCGGACCGTTTGCGGGCATGGCGCCCGACACGACGGAGGAGAATATCCAGGCCCGCTCCCGGGGGCTTCTGCTGATGGCGCTGGCAAATAAGCACAACGCCATCGTGCTGGCCACCGGCAACAAAAGCGAGATGGCGGTGGGCTACGCCACGCTGTACGGCGATATGGCCGGGGGCTTCGCGCCGCTGAAGGACGTCAGCAAAACCCGGGTCTATGCCCTGGCGCGCTGGCGCAACGAGCAGGCGCTCGCGATTCCGGAGCGGGTGCTGACGCGTGAGCCATCGGCGGAACTGGCCGCCGATCAGGCCGATTCGGACAGTCTGCCACCGTATGACGTGCTCGATCCGATCCTGGAGGCGCTAGTGGAGCGCGACGAGTCGGTCGAGGACATCGCCGCGGCCGGCTTCAACGCGGACACGGTGCGCCGCGTGGCGCGTATGCTGGTGAAGAGCGAGTACAAACGGCGTCAGGCGGCGCCGGGACCCAAGGTATCGCCCCGGGCCTTTGGTCGCGAACGGCGTTATCCGATCACCTCAAGGTATTCGATGTAG